One window of Helicoverpa zea isolate HzStark_Cry1AcR chromosome 12, ilHelZeax1.1, whole genome shotgun sequence genomic DNA carries:
- the LOC124635226 gene encoding uncharacterized protein LOC124635226, whose protein sequence is MKNKLGINFLTSEKFVGDLPVNVAGQQRTPKTNSRRESVTPKIVVCPPIEEMTEPISAPRGGRLLKALSSRLSRRANDSDSVGSSSSNDSVSGENGRTDDRSSCSVSESGSDGSDRQRRHRSTVSLRRVFQSLNLTSRSQSCSPTERSRPPKKQTQPKRILRPPVTYTYVRGLSGLPTQRVPRHTVCCASMGLNR, encoded by the coding sequence ATGAAAAATAAGCTGGGAATCAACTTTTTGACGAGTGAGAAGTTCGTCGGCGATCTGCCGGTGAACGTAGCTGGACAACAGCGGACGCCGAAAACCAATTCGCGCCGCGAATCCGTGACTCCGAAGATAGTGGTCTGTCCACCAATCGAGGAGATGACGGAACCTATCTCTGCACCCCGTGGCGGCAGGCTGCTGAAGGCTCTCAGCAGTCGCCTCTCTCGCAGAGCCAACGACTCGGACTCCGTCGGTAGCTCGAGCAGCAACGACAGTGTATCTGGTGAAAATGGACGTACTGATGACCGATCTTCGTGCTCCGTCAGTGAATCCGGAAGTGATGGCTCTGACCGCCAGCGCCGACACCGCTCGACCGTTTCTCTTCGCCGAGTGTTCCAAAGCCTAAACCTTACATCGCGCTCTCAATCGTGCTCGCCTACGGAACGGTCTCGCCCGCCCAAGAAGCAGACACAACCGAAGAGGATCCTGCGGCCCCCAGTGACATACACATACGTGCGCGGCTTGTCCGGCCTGCCGACACAGAGAGTGCCGCGGCACACTGTGTGCTGCGCATCCATGGGCCTCAACCGATAA